Proteins encoded within one genomic window of bacterium:
- the secA gene encoding preprotein translocase subunit SecA (functions in protein export; can interact with acidic membrane phospholipids and the SecYEG protein complex; binds to preproteins; binds to ATP and undergoes a conformational change to promote membrane insertion of SecA/bound preprotein; ATP hydrolysis appears to drive release of the preprotein from SecA and deinsertion of SecA from the membrane; additional proteins SecD/F/YajC aid SecA recycling; exists in an equilibrium between monomers and dimers; may possibly form higher order oligomers; in some organisms, there are paralogous proteins that have been found to be nonessential but do function in secretion of a subset of exported proteins), translating into MATGEGKTLVATMPLYLNALAFDHNWVKLALNRWGDDIDKYQFVPLEAEDETPIPPGRGVHLVTVNDYLARRDAQWMGMIYNFLGLTVGVVHEGIQPSTPERKEQYLKDITYGTNNAFGFDYLRDNMAVTPEGVVQREHYYAIIDEVDSVLIDEARTPLIISGPVESSIAEKYRRWNGPVRHLVSLQMRESANLLANARRLWKKAEDLEAEGKGGEASKIRGQAATMLLMVKRSTPKNPQYLKLIKEPEILKAVNHEEAIRLRDKTMNELDEKLYFVVDEHENSINLTDKGREELARFSKKDKEIFVLPDLADELSKIEGDEELSEAEKQRLKQKVYKKFAERSEINHAISQLLKAYVMFAKDVDYVVQQGKVIIVDEFTGRLMPGRRYSEGLHQALEAKEGVKVAGETQTYASITLQNYFRMYRKLAGMTGTAMTEAPEFWEIYKLDVIQIPTNRPVRRVDFNDRVYLTRKEKFTAVIDEIEFYHKRGQPVLVGTVSVEVSEMLSRILKRKNIPHSV; encoded by the coding sequence ATGGCCACAGGCGAGGGAAAAACGCTCGTCGCCACCATGCCGCTTTACCTTAATGCGCTCGCTTTTGACCACAACTGGGTCAAGCTTGCTTTGAATCGCTGGGGCGATGACATCGATAAATACCAATTCGTCCCGCTCGAAGCCGAGGACGAAACTCCTATACCGCCAGGACGGGGCGTTCATCTCGTTACCGTTAACGACTATCTTGCGCGCCGCGACGCCCAGTGGATGGGTATGATTTATAACTTCCTTGGGCTAACTGTTGGAGTAGTTCACGAAGGGATACAGCCCAGCACGCCGGAACGAAAGGAGCAATACCTCAAGGACATAACATACGGAACAAACAACGCCTTCGGGTTCGATTACTTACGCGATAACATGGCCGTAACACCGGAAGGGGTGGTTCAGCGAGAACATTACTACGCTATAATAGACGAGGTCGACTCGGTTCTAATAGACGAGGCAAGAACACCGCTCATAATCTCAGGACCTGTTGAGAGCAGCATAGCGGAAAAATACCGCAGGTGGAATGGACCTGTTCGCCACCTCGTATCTCTTCAAATGAGGGAATCTGCCAACCTTCTTGCTAATGCGCGAAGGCTTTGGAAAAAAGCGGAGGACCTCGAAGCCGAGGGCAAAGGAGGCGAAGCCAGCAAAATTCGCGGACAAGCAGCAACGATGCTCCTGATGGTCAAAAGAAGCACTCCCAAAAACCCACAGTATCTGAAGCTCATAAAGGAACCAGAAATCCTTAAAGCGGTAAACCACGAAGAAGCCATAAGGCTTCGCGATAAAACGATGAACGAACTCGACGAGAAACTTTATTTCGTAGTGGATGAACACGAAAACTCGATAAATCTTACTGATAAGGGAAGGGAAGAACTCGCGCGATTCAGCAAAAAAGACAAGGAAATTTTCGTTCTGCCAGACCTCGCCGATGAACTTTCCAAAATAGAGGGAGACGAAGAACTTTCTGAGGCAGAGAAGCAAAGGCTTAAACAGAAAGTTTACAAAAAGTTTGCCGAAAGAAGTGAAATAAACCATGCCATATCACAGCTTCTAAAAGCTTATGTAATGTTTGCCAAAGATGTCGATTATGTTGTCCAGCAGGGCAAAGTTATAATAGTTGACGAGTTTACTGGCAGACTAATGCCCGGCAGACGCTATTCGGAAGGATTGCATCAGGCTCTTGAGGCGAAAGAGGGAGTTAAAGTCGCCGGCGAAACGCAAACATATGCCTCAATAACGCTTCAGAATTACTTCAGGATGTATCGCAAGCTCGCCGGAATGACCGGAACAGCTATGACCGAAGCTCCCGAATTCTGGGAGATATACAAACTTGATGTTATCCAGATACCAACCAACCGCCCCGTGCGAAGAGTCGATTTCAACGATAGAGTGTATCTAACCCGCAAAGAAAAATTCACCGCCGTTATAGACGAAATAGAATTCTATCACAAGCGGGGGCAACCAGTTCTCGTTGGCACTGTCTCGGTGGAAGTATCGGAGATGTTATCCCGAATTCTCAAGCGGAAAAACATTCCTCACTCCGTTC
- a CDS encoding glutamate racemase has product MINQDLSKRPIGIFDSGVGGLTVVRALRKVLPAEDLIYFGDTARYPYGPRSPQIVRKFALQNARLLMGFGIKFLLVACNTASSLAMDELARWIVAPMMGVIEPGAKAAVRATKNKKIGVIGTVGTINSGAYQKALKSLAPDAEIFVKPCPLFVPLAEQGFFEGEAVEYFVHYYLDEIVEQGIDTLVLGCTHYPLLVNAIRNVVGNEITIIDSATAVAEEVKDFLAENRLLSDAGEGSVKFMVSDAPERFKEIGERFLGEKIDNIALITNHT; this is encoded by the coding sequence ATGATTAATCAAGACCTTTCAAAAAGGCCTATTGGTATTTTTGATTCCGGCGTAGGCGGGCTTACCGTCGTTCGTGCGCTTCGTAAGGTTCTTCCTGCCGAAGATTTGATATACTTCGGTGACACGGCTCGTTACCCCTATGGTCCACGTTCGCCGCAGATAGTAAGGAAATTCGCGCTTCAGAATGCAAGACTTCTTATGGGGTTTGGCATAAAGTTTTTGCTCGTGGCTTGCAACACCGCTTCAAGCCTTGCCATGGACGAGCTTGCTCGCTGGATAGTTGCCCCAATGATGGGTGTTATCGAGCCCGGTGCTAAAGCTGCTGTTAGAGCGACTAAAAACAAAAAAATAGGAGTCATAGGGACTGTCGGGACAATCAACTCGGGTGCATACCAGAAAGCTTTGAAATCACTTGCGCCGGATGCGGAAATTTTCGTCAAACCATGCCCGCTTTTCGTGCCGCTCGCAGAGCAGGGCTTTTTCGAGGGCGAAGCTGTGGAGTATTTTGTGCACTATTACCTCGACGAAATAGTAGAGCAGGGAATAGACACACTTGTCTTGGGGTGCACTCATTATCCGCTTCTGGTTAATGCTATAAGGAATGTCGTGGGCAATGAAATAACTATTATAGATTCCGCCACCGCTGTAGCTGAGGAGGTGAAGGATTTCCTTGCCGAAAATAGACTTCTTTCTGATGCAGGTGAAGGAAGCGTGAAATTTATGGTTTCAGATGCTCCCGAAAGGTTTAAGGAGATAGGGGAAAGATTTTTAGGCGAAAAAATAGATAATATAGCGCTTATAACAAATCACACTTAA
- a CDS encoding histidine phosphatase family protein, whose product MKHDKTTIILVRHGETEANKEGIFRGRADFPLNENGLRQAEALARELAHFKVDFVVSSPLSRALKTAQIIAESQSCPLKIDERFTNISLGEWEGVPHKVVAEKYPREYELWLTQPEKLKIPGGETLYEVMARSVAALVEYAETNSGKTFVVVSHRAVLKPLIAGLLEIKEPYFWKIHMDTGAYTVFHHTKARGFVLYVHNYNRHISKLTEEHM is encoded by the coding sequence ATGAAGCATGATAAGACGACAATAATACTCGTTCGGCACGGCGAGACGGAAGCTAACAAAGAAGGGATTTTCCGCGGGAGGGCTGATTTCCCACTAAACGAGAATGGGCTTAGACAGGCTGAAGCCCTTGCCCGTGAGCTTGCTCATTTTAAAGTGGACTTTGTAGTTTCGAGCCCGCTTTCGAGGGCGCTTAAAACGGCGCAAATAATAGCTGAATCACAGAGTTGTCCGCTGAAAATTGATGAGCGATTCACGAACATTTCGCTTGGTGAGTGGGAGGGGGTGCCACATAAGGTTGTGGCGGAAAAGTATCCTCGTGAGTATGAATTATGGCTTACTCAGCCTGAGAAGCTCAAAATACCAGGTGGAGAAACGCTTTATGAGGTTATGGCTCGTTCGGTGGCGGCATTAGTTGAATATGCGGAAACTAACTCTGGAAAGACATTTGTTGTAGTTTCTCACAGAGCGGTTTTAAAGCCACTTATCGCTGGTTTGCTCGAAATAAAAGAGCCGTATTTCTGGAAAATTCACATGGATACAGGCGCCTACACCGTGTTCCACCACACAAAAGCTCGTGGCTTTGTCCTTTATGTACACAATTACAATAGACACATTTCGAAATTAACCGAAGAGCATATGTGA